From Theileria annulata chromosome 1, complete sequence, *** SEQUENCING IN PROGRESS ***, one genomic window encodes:
- a CDS encoding SMC (structural maintenance of chromosome) protein (type 1), putative (Tap404f10.p1c.C.cand.10 - score = 100.53;~SMART pfam:SMC_N (PF02463) at aa 72-233, E()=9.90e-37; pfam:SMC_C (PF02483) at aa 1067-1291, E()=4.10e-25), producing MGVSNGLDTDSFFSGSSDLSDNATEVVESVHSLQTDSNLLSFSDKNGLNLGQTRRYELSSFHSSSDQSLKRGTIHAIELHNFKSYFGTVLIDKFASFNAVIGPNGSGKSNLMDAISFVLCIRTSTLRGSNLRDLINKVPDPSDPLDKRFAYVALTLKGDTDFSVFKRVINPNGHISYIYNNNVITFKGYTEALHEYKINTLGSTGLIFQGSVNDIISRTPLELTKLFETISGSALYEKPYDYIKEKVEKMRMDYKNLLLKKKNLNNELKQLKTMDSTNKKYHKILENYNETLVNKNVCQFQILESKFKTSTNKYFSLLNEYKEVVKRYEKTNKLKNEFEEKLANLYYEQGKLNRQIQQKTQILNDMRNSMTDFFSNKISLENKVDSLESVIKSSTDDLADLNSQYDELKRAKRELESEIKSLNEELELSQKDSFTLTMSQMDEFNNYLKDFNSLTSNNKANIKIIQNNINQFTTKLKSVRSRLKGIKTQEDQVVGNLVKYTELIEESESKMRDFRVSLDDLQRNLNGLKLRKEKLEENKVELENKKENFSQKVNSLSVLKSEFNHKFKRSAMNNEMVKSVSGVFGEVLSLFELTNEVYSTAVMASLGYRAHAIVTKDYQTISKCIEFLKQKKAEKRDFISLQRLKSDKSNTRRQVSQLLRRFTKLNYAFAIDLIEPTDSSVGSDLFEYLVGDTVIVDNLDEAERVISLRQNRVEGGNLQFNIVTLKGQMITRNRTIIVGSNFNIKNSEMELELNKYNKYNSLLNEVEKELQFNSDESKKIETELSSGYDKVERYKRNLQILTTKLEYLKKHKETLDLQKREFSNESNKLSTELKGLEDNVNELESKLSRENEQLEKMKAEHFAPLNDKFGVSNVYELAMSRDDKFNKINDSLKGKNVTLTRYQTDLLELERKIEAVNKKLSELKSELTLVKTQLAGLKENNLSSCDGIESVQSEIASLKQTLEGYVTEVNACNEELKKLTNTDDINKFDALQEINLMKEEIHQLYTQSIALTEYCKVHNLPLRFSITPKSQTETINLEEEMERIVLEFPLLSNADEFPKYSNKLTDLESEYNLLTETLGSLQKSLMNLRSYSDLEGKIESTSSELSSLDKEIEEVKVQLVKLESDFEKIRRERSGLFIHCFQAVKENLGPIYGKLSQNEEGAEGQAFLTLDDVTSGSDSEPFNRAIRYNTIPPMKKYLNINLQSGGEKALSSIALLLSLHNYRDSPFVVLDEIDANIDSVKLKNLTKFLMESTFQVIIISLKDKLFSKAQRLIGVYRSHPLCTSKCLVLNLENYPQDDE from the exons ATGGGTGTTTCAAACGGGTTAGATACAGACAGCTTTTTTTCAGGGTCTTCAGACTTATCTGATAATGCAACAGAAGTTGTTGAGTCGGTACATTCCCTGCAAACCGATAGTAATTTACTCAGTTTTTCTGATAAAAATGGGCTGAATTTGGGACAAACTAGACGATATGAGTTAAGCTCATTCCATTCATCCTCAGATCAGAGTCTTAAAAGAGGAACAATCCACGCAATTGAACTCCACAACTTTAAGAGCTACTTTGGAACAGTTCTAATAGACAAATTTGCCTCATTTAACGCAGTAATAGGCCCTAATGGCTcag GaaaatctaatttaatGGACGCAATATCGTTTGTACTGTGTATAAGAACTTCAACACTGAGAGGAAGTAACCTCAGAGATCTGATAAACAAAGTTCCAGACCCATCAGATCCGCTGGACAAAAGATTCGCCTATGTTGCACTCACACTCAAAGGTGATACTGATTTCTCAGTATTCAAACGCGTAATTAACCCAAATGGACACATCtcatatatatataataataat GTGATAACATTTAAAGGATATACTGAAGCATTGcatgaatataaaataaatacGCTGGGTTCAACTGGATTAATATTTCAGGGTTCAGTAAATGATATCATCTCAAGAACGCCTTTAGAACTTACCAAATTATTCGAAACCATTTCTGGATc aGCATTGTATGAGAAACCGTATGATTATATAAAGGAAAAGGTGGAGAAGATGAGGATGGATTATAAGAATTTGTTATTGAAGAAGAAGAATCTGAACAACGAGTTGAAACAGCTTAAAACCATGGACTCTACTAATAAGAAATACCacaaaatattagaaaactat aacGAAACGTTGgtgaataaaaatgtttGTCAATTTCAAATCCTAGAAAGCAAATTCAAAACCTCAACCAACAAATACTTTTCATTATT AAATGAGTATAAAGAAGTGGTGAAGAGATATGAGAAGACCAATAAGTTGAAAAACGAATTCGAGGAGAAGTTAGCTAATTTGTACTATGAGCAAGGGAAGCTGAACAGACAAATTCAGCAGAAAACACAAATACTCAATGATATGCGCAACTCAATGACGGACTTCTTCTCTAACAAAATTTCACTAGAGAATAAAGTTGATAGCTTGGAGTCAGTAATTAAATCAAGTACCGATGATTTGGCAGACCTGAACTCACAGTATGATGAATTGAAAAGAGCTAAAAGAGAACTTGAGTCTGAAATCAAGTCACTAAACGAAGAATTAGAGTTATCACAGAAAGATTCATTTACACTTACAATGTCACAGATGgatgaatttaataactaCCTCAAAGATTTCAACTCATTAacatcaaataataaagctaatattaagataattcaaaataatattaaccaATTCACAACAAAACTCAAATCA GTGAGAAGTAGATTGAAGGGAATTAAAACACAGGAGGACCAAGTGGTGGGGAATTTAGTAAAGTATACAGAATTGATCGAGGAATCGGAATCGAAAATGAGGGATTTCAGAGTATCATTGGACGATTTACAACGTAATTTGAATGGGTTGAAGCTAAGAAAGGAGAAATTAGAGGAAAATAAAGTTGAATTAGAGAATAAAAAGGAAAATTTTAGCCAGAAGGTAAATTCATTAAGTGTGTTAAAAAGTGAGTTTAATCACAAGTTTAAGAGGTCAGCAATGAATAATGAGATGGTAAAGTCAGTATCAGGAGTGTTTGGAGAGGTCTTGTCACTATTCGAGCTGACAAATGAGGTGTATTCAACAGCAGTAATGGCGTCGCTGGGTTATAGAGCGCATGCAATAGTGACCAAAGATTACCAAACTATTTCAAAGTGTATTGAATTTCTTAAGCAGAAAAAGGCAGAAAAAAGGGATTTCATCTCACTCCAAAGACTTAAATCAGATAAATCAAACACTAGAAGACAAGTGTCACAACTATTGAGAAGGTTCACTAAACTCAATTATGCATTCgcaattgatttaattgaACCTACAGATAGCAGTGTAGGTAGTGATTTGTTTGAGTATTTGGTGGGAGACACTGTGATTGTGGATAATTTAGATGAAGCAGAGAGAGTGATAAGTTTAAGACAGAACAGAGTTGAAGGAGGAAATTTACAGTTTAACATAGTGACTTTGAAAGGGCAAATGATAACAAGGAATAGAACAATAATAGTTGGGtcaaattttaacattaaaaACAGTGAGATGGAACTAGagttaaacaaatataacAAGTACAACAGTTTACTAAATGAAGTTGAAAAGGAGTTACAGTTCAATTCAGATGAGAGTAAAAAGATTGAAACTGAGCTTTCAAGCGGTTACGATAAGGTCGAAAGGTACAAGAGAAATTTACAGATTTTAACAACgaaattagaatatttaaaaaaacatAAAGAGACGTTGGATTTACAAAAGAGAGAATTTTCAAACGAGTCTAACAAATTATCAACAGAGTTGAAAGGTTTAGAAGATAATGTAAATGAGTTGGAAAGCAAGTTATCACGTGAGAATGAACAGTTGGAAAAGATGAAAGCTGAACATTTTGCACCACTGAATGATAAGTTTGGGGTATCAAATGTATATGAATTAGCAATGTCAAGagatgataaatttaacaaaataaatgataGTTTAAAAGGGAAAAACGTAACTCTGACCAGATACCAGACAGACTTATTGGAGTTGGAGCGTAAAATCGAGGCTGTAAATAAGAAATTGAGTGAGTTGAAATCTGAGTTAACGTTGGTTAAAACCCAGTTAGCTGGTTTGAAGGAGAATAATTTGTCATCGTGTGACGGAATTGAGTCAGTTCAGTCTGAAATAGCATCACTAAAACAGACGTTAGAAGGTTATGTAACTGAAGTTAACGCCTGTAACGAAGAGTTAAAGAAACTTACGAATACTGATGACATTAACAAGTTTGATGCCTTACAGGAGATAAACCTAATGAAGGAAGAAATACATCAACTCTATACTCAATCTATTGCGTTGACAGAGTACTGTAAAGTACATAATTTGCCCTTAAGATTCTCAATTACTCCCAAATCACAAACTGAAACCATAAATTTAGAAGAAGAAATGGAACGAATTGTATTGGAGTTTCCATTACTGTCAAATGCTGACGAGTTTCCAAAGTATTCAAACAAATTAACGGATTTGGAATCTGAGTATAATTTGTTGACAGAGACACTTGGTAGTTTGCAGAAATCTTTGATGAACCTGAGATCATACAGTGATTTGGAAGGTAAAATTGAGTCTACAAGTTCAGAATTATCGTCTTTGGATAAGGAAATTGAAGAAGTTAAGGTACAGTTGGTGAAGTTGGAATCggattttgaaaaaataagGCGTGAAAGATCAGGGTTGTTCATTCACTGTTTCCAAGCAGTGAAGGAAAATTTGGGTCCAATTTACGGAAAATTGTCCCAAAATGAAGAAGGAGCAGAAGGTCAAGCATTTTTGACCCTTGACGATGTAACTTCTGGGTCTGATTCAGAGCCATTTAACAGGGCCATAAGGTACAATACAATCCCACCcatgaaaaaatatttgaaCATAAACCTTCAAAGCGGAGGTGAGAAGGCATTGTCTTCAATCGCGCTCTTACTTTCACTCCACAATTACAGAGACTCGCCTTTTGTTGTTTTAGATGAAATTGACGCAAACATTGATTCAGTAAAGTTGAAAAATCTTACTAAGTTCTTGATGGAAAGCACGTTCCAAGTAATCATAATCTCACTTAAGGATAAGCTGTTTTCAAAGGCTCAGAGACTAATTGGAGTCTATCGTTCTCACCCCTTATGCACATCAAAGTGCTTGGTACTCAACCTCGAAAATTATCCACAAGAtgatgaataa
- a CDS encoding RNA binding protein, putative (SMART 2 RRM (SM0360) at aa 26-104, E()=2.56e+00; 130-197, E()=3.04e-05; 1 transmembrane domain at aa 226-248;~1 probable transmembrane helix predicted for TA21420 by TMHMM2.0 at aa 226-248;~GPI-Anchor Signal predicted for TA21420 by DGPI v2.04, no cleavage site predicted): protein MSSSLIDNYQCYIGCLHHCIHYSRPIIFILLAKSTIFTSIGDEEFMTLAKCFSTNVVSTKLIRGQSASTHLGYGFVQYTDSSASDEAILLMQGVYSKGIPLVIRSTSNYTSVYTYDNDSDSTKPQTVNTTVHVSNLSDQDSQDSINDLAKPFGEIESINFIPDRKYCFVNFKRREYALGFLCHMDNWNTGNSTLSCFWALHSNEPKSYDKKLLDKEKEDEVPNRPIIIQLILELIILLIMELMKFIVVWYELCQ from the exons atGAGTAGTAGtttaattgataattatcAGTGTTACATCGGATGTCTTCATCACTGTATTCATTATTCTAGAccaattatatttatattactaGCTAAATCAACAATTTTCACCT CCATTGGAGATGAAGAATTTATGACTTTAGCTAAGTGTTTTTCAACCAATGTAGTTTCAACAAAG TTAATTCGAGGTCAATCTGCTTCAACACATCTCGGCTATGGATTTGTCCAATACACCGATTCTTCCGCTTCTGATGAGGCTATTTTACTAATGCAGGGCGTTTACTCAAAGGGGATTCCACTAGTAATCAGATCTACTTCAAATTACACCTCTGTATACACTTACGATAATGATTCTGATTCTACCAAACCCCAGACAGTGAACACTACTGTTCACGTTAGTAATCTCAGTGACCAGGACTCTCAAGATTCCATCAATGATCTTGCCAAACCCTTTGGCGAAATCGAGtcaattaatttcattcCAGACAGA AAATATTgttttgtaaattttaagagAAGAGAGTATGCGTTGGGGTTTTTATGTCATATGGACAACTGGAACACCGGGAACAGT ACTCTGTCTTGTTTCTGGGCCTTGCATTCCAATGAGCCGAAGTCGTAcgataaaaaattactcgataaagaaaaagaagatgaagTACCCAACCGACCTATTATTATACAGCTAATTCttgaattaattatattattaattatggaattaatgaaatttatagTTGTTTGGTATGAATTATGCCAATGA
- a CDS encoding uncharacterized protein (Tap404f10.p1c.C.cand.9 - score = 32.55), whose protein sequence is MLNDNHTSSNIFSQLNSTNNESLDIFISHENDGEIVVKYNFSVKPLEVYSKCTNPLNGSLSKNVMCDFFVNCDGQIRDIDLLHTLVYSQLENTLLILVAVNSTSHYFTNEDNYYTFLQLYYLNFDPKNPENIQNNSLNLLSLFPIKSDYCVQLKWLQVNYDTGFLFAVLLFKSGKVKIARFNVNSLSNLFKSNQIHQKVLELEFVWGHTQNVTYTNKINCFDISYKVVESLITLVCGTNDGFLLIWDFNLNLFNSKTNSIDSEDVVEVDSEVVNSFKTLAILTGVNNTLVYRGILSLNFIPFPNSFILSIGTFSKGIILWDIRCNCDGELRTYNNITKPVNKVSWSRNSQYLFGCTSSGLCIDWQNNPTAMSINSTKLTKEKTNSVWENICWSADSSDDTLSFVFDSGEHIQLLTSNLNKRNMYNGFTLYKWDLIKQQNDEVDVYKCSDSMIGSLNYSMKNKFIKDLNYSRKVGISIRKFTSSSNSYNMELSDQNPLKVRSKIFSLNTYFYNILHLP, encoded by the exons ATGTTAAATGATAACCATACCAGTTCTAACATCTTTTCTCAATTAAATAGTACCAACAATGAGTCACTTGACATCTTTATTTCTcat GAGAATGACGGTGAAATagttgtaaaatataatttcagtGTAAAACCACTTGAAGTTTATTCAAAATGTACAAATCCATTGAATGGAAGTTTGAGCAAAAATGTGATGTGTGATTTTTTTGTAAACTGTGACGGACAAATTAGAGATATTGACTTATTACATACTTTGGTGTATTCTCAGCTTGAAAATACACTATTAATTCTAGTGGCTGTAAACTCCACTTCTCACTATTTCACAAATGAGGACAACTATTACACTTTTCTACAGCTTTATTACCTCAACTTTGATCCGAAAAACCCtgaaaatatacaaaataacTCTTTAAATCTCTTATCGCTATTCCCAATAAAG TCAGATTACTGTGTACAACTCAAATGGTTGCAAGTAAATTATGATACTGGTTTCCTCTTTGCAGTTCTGCTCTTCAAATCTGGAAAAGTCAAAATCGCCAGATTTAACGTCAATTCACTGTCAAATTTGTTCAAATCTAATCAAATTCATCAGAA AGTTCTGGAATTAGAATTTGTTTGGGGTCATACTCAAAATGTTACTTACACTAATAAAATCAACTGTTTTGATATTTCATACAAAG TTGTTGAATCTTTGATCACATTGGTTTGTGGTACGAATGATGGGTTTCTGTTGATTTGGGATTTTAACTTAAACTTGTTCAATTCTAAAACTAATAGTATTGACTCAGAAGATGTTGTGGAAGTCGACTCTGAAGTGGTAAATTCCTTTAAAACACTAGCAATACTAACCGGCGTTAACAACACTCTCGTCTAC AGGGGAATTTTATccttaaattttattccGTTTCCAAACTCTTTTATACTCTCAATTGGCACCTTTTCAAAAggaataattttatg GGATATTAGATGTAATTGTGACGGCGAATTGAGAACATATAATAACATAACAAAACCGGTGAATAAAGTGTCTTGGAGCAGGAATAGTCAGTACTTGTTTGGTTGTACTTCCAGTGGTTTATGCATTGACTGGCAGAACAACCCGACTGCAATGTCAATTAACTCAACCAAACTCACTAAGGAGAAAACCAACAGCGTTTGGGAGAACATTTGCTGGAGTGCGGACTCATCTGATGACACTTTATCATTCGTTTTCGACTCTGGCGA GCACATTCAACTTCTAACGTCAAACTTAAACAAGAGAAATATGTACAACGGCTTCACTCTTTACAAATGGGACTTAATAAAACAAC AGAATGATGAAGTTGATGTGTACAAATGCTCAGATTCAATGATTGGCAGTTTAAACTACTCAATGAAGAATAAGTTTATTAAGGATCTAAACTATAGTAGGAAGGTTGGGATCTCGATAAGGAAATTCACCAGCTCTTCAAACAGTTATAACATGGAACTAAGTGACCAAAATCCCCTGAAAGTCAGAAGTAAAATCTTCTCACTCAACACGTACttttataacattttaCACCTTCCCTAG